Proteins from a genomic interval of Oncorhynchus mykiss isolate Arlee unplaced genomic scaffold, USDA_OmykA_1.1 un_scaffold_289, whole genome shotgun sequence:
- the LOC110513604 gene encoding caspase-6, whose translation MIERNPAVYGKVSQQHPMENTDIQQYIQERVVKVDSEVTGSPATSTALIESYAEPDVYEIGIEASDPGEEYVMSYNLRGLALIFNQEYFSPELRLPHRHGTKADKNNLLRRLEELSFAVRPYDNLTRQEVLAVINDAVNWSHTEADCFLCVFLSHGENECVFARDGKLSIRDLTHTFKGDRCPSLVGKPKIFIFQACRGDKHDEPVSPIVDVVDCEVHANQLVVDAGTVHTLPAGADFLMCYSVAEGYFSHRETVNGSWYIQDLCEVLQEYGTRLEITEMMTLVNRRVSLRRVENCADRNAIGKKQVPCYTSMLTKKLYFRSKKL comes from the exons ATGATTGAACGCAACCCCGCTGTGTACGGGAAAGTTAGTCAACAGCATCCTATGGAAAATACAGATATTCAACAATATATCCAAG AGCGGGTTGTCAAGGTGGACAGCGAGGTCACGGGGTCGCCTGCGACATCGACAG CCCTGATAGAGAGCTATGCTGAGCCTGACGTCTATGAGATAGG TATTGAGGCGTCAGACCCGGGGGAGGAGTATGTGATGTCATACAACCTAAGAGGGCTGGCCCTCATCTTCAACCAGGAATACTTCTCGCCAGAGCTCCGCCTCCCTCATCGCCATGGTACCAAAGCTGACAAGAACAACCTCTTGCGACG aCTAGAGGAGCTAAGTTTTGCTGTGAGGCCATATGACAACCTGACCAGACAGGAGGTCCTGGCTGTCATAAACGATG ctgtgaACTGGAGCCATACGGAGGCAgattgtttcctgtgtgtgtttctgagccACGGGGAGAATGAGTGCGTGTTCGCTAGAGACGGCAAACTCTCCATCCGAGACTTGACACACACCTTCAAAGGAGACCGCTGTCCTAGTCTGGTGGGCAAGCCCAAGATCTTCATCTTCcag GCGTGTCGTGGGGATAAACATGACGAGCCAGTCAGTCCTATAGTAGACGTGGTGGACTGTGAGGTTCATGCTAACCAGCTGGTTGTGGACGCTGGGACGGTACACACACTTCCTGCTGGAGCGGACTTCCTGATGTGCTACTCTGTGGCCGAGG gttATTTCTCCCACAGAGAGACGGTGAATGGGTCGTGGTACATCCAGGACCTATGTGAAGTGCTCCAGGAGTACGGAACGCGGCTGGAGATCACAGAGATGATGACGCTAGTTAACCGCCGGGTGTCGCTGCGACGCGTAGAGAACTGTGCCGACCGCAACGCCATCGGGAAGaaacag gtcccctgCTATACCTCTATGCTCACAAAGAAACTTTACTTCAGATCCAAGAAGCTCTGA